From Symphalangus syndactylus isolate Jambi chromosome 17, NHGRI_mSymSyn1-v2.1_pri, whole genome shotgun sequence, one genomic window encodes:
- the ACTL6A gene encoding actin-like protein 6A isoform X2: MMVERDDGSTLMEIDGDKGKQGGPTYYIDTNALRVPRENMEAISPLKNGMVEDWDSFQAILDHTYKMHVKSEASLHPVLMSEAPWNTRAKREKLTELMFEHYNIPAFFLCKTAVLTAFANGRSTGLILDSGATHTTAIPVHDGYVLQQGIVKSPLAGDFITMQCRELFQEMNIELVPPYMIASKEAVREGSPANWKRKEKLPQVTRSWHNYMCNCVIQDFQASVLQVSDSTYDEQVAAQMPTVHYEFPNGYNCDFGAERLKIPEGLFDPSNVKGLSGNTMLGVSHVVTTSVGMCDIDIRPGLYGSVIVAGGNTLIQSFTDRLNRELSQKTPPSMRLKLIANNTTVERRFSSWIGGSILASLGTFQQMWISKQEYEEGGKQCVERKCP, from the exons ATGATGGTAGAAAGAGACGACGGAAGCACATTAATGGAAATAGATGGCGATAAAGGCAAACAAGGCGGTCCCACCTACTACATAGATACTAATGCTCTGCGTGTTCCGAGGGAGAATATGGAGGCCATTTCACCTTTAAAAAATGGGATGG TTGAAGACTGGGATAGTTTCCAGGCTATTTTGGATCATACCTACAAAATGCATGTCAAATCAGAAGCCAGtctccatcctgttctcatgTCAGAGGCACCG TGGAATACTAGAgcaaagagagagaaactgacaGAGTTAATGTTTGAACACTACAACATCCCTGCATTCTTCCTTTGCAAAACTGCAGTTTTGACAGC ATTTGCTAATGGTCGTTCTACTGGGCTGATTTTGGACAGTGGAGCCACTCATACCACTGCAATTCCAGTCCACGATGGCTATGTCCTTCAACAAG GCATTGTGAAATCCCCTCTTGCTGGAGACTTTATTACTATGCAATGCAGAGAACTCTTCCAAGAAATGAATATTGAATTGGTTCCTCCATATATGATTGCATCAAAA GAAGCTGTTCGTGAAGGATCTCCAgcaaactggaaaagaaaagagaagttgCCTCAGGTTACGAGGTCTTGGCACAATTATATGTGTAAT TGTGTTATCCAGGATTTTCAAGCTTCGGTACTTCAAGTGTCAGATTCAACTTATGATGAACa AGTGGCTGCACAGATGCCAACTGTTCATTATGAATTCCCCAATGGCTACAATTGTGATTTTGGTGCAGAGCGGCTAAAGATTCCAGAAGGATTATTTGACCCTTCCAATGTAAAG gGGTTATCAGGAAACACAATGTTAGGAGTCAGTCATGTTGTCACCACAAGTGTTGGGATGTGTGATATTGATATCAGACCA GGTCTCTATGGCAGTGTAATAGTGGCAGGAGGAAACACACTAATACAGAGTTTTACTGACAGGTTGAATAGAGAGCTGTCTCAGAAAACTCCTCCA AGCATGCGGTTGAAATTGATTGCAAATAATACAACAGTGGAACGGAGGTTTAGCTCATGGATTGGCGGCTCCATTCTAGCCTCTTTG gGTACCTTTCAACAGATGTGGATTTCCAAGCAAGAATATGAAGAAGGAGGGAAGCAGTGTGTAGAAAGAAAATGCCCTTGA
- the ACTL6A gene encoding actin-like protein 6A isoform X1: MSGGVYGGDEVGALVFDIGSYTVRAGYAGEDCPKVDFPTAIGMMVERDDGSTLMEIDGDKGKQGGPTYYIDTNALRVPRENMEAISPLKNGMVEDWDSFQAILDHTYKMHVKSEASLHPVLMSEAPWNTRAKREKLTELMFEHYNIPAFFLCKTAVLTAFANGRSTGLILDSGATHTTAIPVHDGYVLQQGIVKSPLAGDFITMQCRELFQEMNIELVPPYMIASKEAVREGSPANWKRKEKLPQVTRSWHNYMCNCVIQDFQASVLQVSDSTYDEQVAAQMPTVHYEFPNGYNCDFGAERLKIPEGLFDPSNVKGLSGNTMLGVSHVVTTSVGMCDIDIRPGLYGSVIVAGGNTLIQSFTDRLNRELSQKTPPSMRLKLIANNTTVERRFSSWIGGSILASLGTFQQMWISKQEYEEGGKQCVERKCP; this comes from the exons ATGAGCGGCGGCGTGTACGGGGGAG ATGAAGTTGGAGCCCTTGTTtttgacattggatcctatactGTGAGAGCTGGTTATGCTGGTGAGGACTGCCCCAAG GTGGATTTTCCTACAGCTATTGGTATGATGGTAGAAAGAGACGACGGAAGCACATTAATGGAAATAGATGGCGATAAAGGCAAACAAGGCGGTCCCACCTACTACATAGATACTAATGCTCTGCGTGTTCCGAGGGAGAATATGGAGGCCATTTCACCTTTAAAAAATGGGATGG TTGAAGACTGGGATAGTTTCCAGGCTATTTTGGATCATACCTACAAAATGCATGTCAAATCAGAAGCCAGtctccatcctgttctcatgTCAGAGGCACCG TGGAATACTAGAgcaaagagagagaaactgacaGAGTTAATGTTTGAACACTACAACATCCCTGCATTCTTCCTTTGCAAAACTGCAGTTTTGACAGC ATTTGCTAATGGTCGTTCTACTGGGCTGATTTTGGACAGTGGAGCCACTCATACCACTGCAATTCCAGTCCACGATGGCTATGTCCTTCAACAAG GCATTGTGAAATCCCCTCTTGCTGGAGACTTTATTACTATGCAATGCAGAGAACTCTTCCAAGAAATGAATATTGAATTGGTTCCTCCATATATGATTGCATCAAAA GAAGCTGTTCGTGAAGGATCTCCAgcaaactggaaaagaaaagagaagttgCCTCAGGTTACGAGGTCTTGGCACAATTATATGTGTAAT TGTGTTATCCAGGATTTTCAAGCTTCGGTACTTCAAGTGTCAGATTCAACTTATGATGAACa AGTGGCTGCACAGATGCCAACTGTTCATTATGAATTCCCCAATGGCTACAATTGTGATTTTGGTGCAGAGCGGCTAAAGATTCCAGAAGGATTATTTGACCCTTCCAATGTAAAG gGGTTATCAGGAAACACAATGTTAGGAGTCAGTCATGTTGTCACCACAAGTGTTGGGATGTGTGATATTGATATCAGACCA GGTCTCTATGGCAGTGTAATAGTGGCAGGAGGAAACACACTAATACAGAGTTTTACTGACAGGTTGAATAGAGAGCTGTCTCAGAAAACTCCTCCA AGCATGCGGTTGAAATTGATTGCAAATAATACAACAGTGGAACGGAGGTTTAGCTCATGGATTGGCGGCTCCATTCTAGCCTCTTTG gGTACCTTTCAACAGATGTGGATTTCCAAGCAAGAATATGAAGAAGGAGGGAAGCAGTGTGTAGAAAGAAAATGCCCTTGA